A window from Culex pipiens pallens isolate TS chromosome 3, TS_CPP_V2, whole genome shotgun sequence encodes these proteins:
- the LOC120424843 gene encoding farnesol dehydrogenase-like, with the protein MDRWTGKVAVVTGASSGIGAAIVQELARAGLTTVGLARRVDRVEALKGSLPAEAAARLHSLKCDVTNEEDISRAFSYVCAKFGGVDVLVNNAGISRDCTALMTGNGQDVREIFETNVLGLITCSREAFQSMKHRGSDGHIIHINSVAGHQVLDLPRQSVYSPSKFAVTALTESMRTELRNQGTKIKVTSISPGIVKTEILDGIPNVEQLPMLLPEDIAGAVIYVLSTPPRVQIHELTIRPVGEPF; encoded by the exons ATGGACCGCTGGACGGGGAAAGTCGCAGTTGTAACCGGTGCTAGCTCGGGCATTGGGGCTGCCATCGTACAAGAGTTAGCCCGTGCAGGCCTCACAACGGTTGGTTTAGCACGTCGCGTTGATCGTGTTGAAGCGTTGAAGGGGTCTCTACCAGCCGAAGCTGCCGCCAGGTTGCATTCCCTCAAGTGTGATGTAACGAACGAGGAAGACATTTCGCGAGCTTTTTCGTACGTTTGTGCAAAGTTTGGTGGCGTGGATGTTCTCGTTAATAATGCGGGCATCTCAAGGGATTGCACGGCACTGATGACGGGAAACGGCCAGGACGTCCGGGAGATCTTTGAAACGAACGTGCTGGGACTGATCACGTGCAGCCGGGAAGCGTTTCAGTCGATGAAGCACCGAGGATCGGATGGACACATCATCCACATCAACAGCGTGGCCGGTCATCAGGTGCTGGACCTTCCCCGCCAATCGGTGTACAGTCCGAGCAAGTTTGCCGTGACGGCACTCACGGAATCGATGAGAACCGAGCTGAGGAATCAGGGCACGAAGATCAAAGTTACG AGTATCAGTCCCGGAATTGTGAAGACCGAGATATTGGACGGCATTCCAAACGTAGAGCAGCTCCCCATGCTGCTTCCGGAGGATATTGCCGGCGCCGTGATTTATGTACTGAGTACCCCACCAAGGGTTCAAATTCACGAACTCACAATCCGTCCTGTAGGGGAGCCATTTTGA